Proteins found in one Gemmatimonadales bacterium genomic segment:
- the prfA gene encoding peptide chain release factor 1: MEAKLRQALVRAEVVSRELTDPDLAKDPTRISALGREHARLAPIVRLGEQYLRLREDLRQARELEQAEDSELAELARLDIERVEAELGQIEPVLGDLLVPRDPLEDRNTIVEIRAGTGGDEAALFAGDLLRMYTRFAERHGLKVETLSLSEAALGGVREAVLAVKGAEAYGLLRWESGVHRVQRVPATETQGRIHTSAATVAVLPEAEEVDIRIDPQDLRIDVFRSSGPGGQSVNTTDSAVRITHLPTGIVVSQQDQKSQLQNKIKAMEVLRARLLDRMIAEQEGARARERKAMVGTGDRSAKIRTYNYPQSRVTDHRINLSVHNLGDVMDGYLDDLVKALRLAGRREADEG; encoded by the coding sequence GTGGAGGCCAAGCTCCGCCAGGCGCTGGTGCGGGCGGAGGTGGTCTCTCGCGAGCTCACCGACCCGGACCTCGCCAAAGATCCGACCCGCATTTCCGCCCTTGGGCGCGAGCACGCTCGGCTCGCGCCCATCGTGCGTTTGGGTGAGCAGTATCTGCGCCTCCGGGAAGACCTCCGTCAGGCCCGGGAACTCGAGCAGGCTGAGGACTCAGAGCTGGCCGAACTGGCCCGCCTGGACATCGAACGGGTCGAGGCCGAACTGGGGCAGATCGAGCCCGTGCTGGGCGACCTCCTCGTTCCGCGGGACCCCCTCGAAGATCGCAACACCATCGTCGAAATCCGGGCTGGGACTGGCGGCGATGAAGCCGCCCTCTTTGCCGGCGACCTGCTCCGAATGTATACCCGCTTTGCCGAGCGGCACGGACTCAAAGTGGAGACGCTGTCGCTGAGTGAGGCGGCGTTGGGCGGAGTCCGGGAGGCCGTGCTTGCCGTCAAGGGAGCCGAAGCGTACGGCTTGCTGCGCTGGGAATCCGGCGTGCATCGGGTTCAACGGGTGCCCGCCACCGAGACGCAAGGGCGGATTCATACCTCGGCCGCAACGGTCGCGGTCTTGCCCGAGGCCGAGGAAGTCGATATCCGGATCGACCCCCAGGATCTTCGCATCGACGTCTTCCGTTCGAGCGGACCGGGAGGGCAGAGCGTCAATACCACCGACAGCGCGGTCCGGATTACCCACTTGCCCACCGGCATCGTGGTTTCGCAACAGGATCAGAAGTCGCAGTTGCAGAACAAGATCAAAGCCATGGAGGTCCTGCGAGCCCGGTTGCTCGATCGGATGATTGCGGAGCAGGAGGGTGCTCGCGCTCGCGAGCGCAAAGCCATGGTCGGCACCGGCGACCGCTCGGCCAAGATCCGGACGTACAACTATCCGCAGAGTCGGGTCACCGATCACCGGATCAATCTGTCGGTGCACAACCTTGGCGACGTTATGGACGGCTACCTCGACGATCTGGTCAAGGCACTGCGCCTGGCCGGCCGCCGGGAAGCCGATGAGGGCTGA
- the rpmE gene encoding 50S ribosomal protein L31 — protein MKPNLHPLYNKLVGKCACGNAFETRSTVAAISVEVCSVCHPYYTGKQRLVDTAGRVDRFRRKYGGGEAAAAPKE, from the coding sequence GTGAAGCCGAATCTTCATCCCCTCTACAACAAGCTCGTCGGCAAGTGCGCCTGCGGGAACGCGTTCGAGACCCGTTCGACGGTGGCGGCGATCAGCGTCGAGGTCTGCTCGGTCTGCCATCCGTACTATACGGGCAAGCAGCGCCTGGTCGATACCGCAGGCCGGGTCGATCGGTTCCGCCGGAAGTACGGTGGTGGGGAGGCTGCAGCGGCGCCCAAGGAGTAA